From the Billgrantia sulfidoxydans genome, one window contains:
- the coaD gene encoding pantetheine-phosphate adenylyltransferase produces MKIAVYPGTFDPITHGHFDLIERASLLFDKVVVAISASPGKNPALDLDTRIALAREVSAQLDNVEVVGFSGLLTDLMADQGARIILRGLRAVSDFEYELQLANMYRAQAPELESVFLTPAVENSYISSTIVREIAKLGGDVSRLVHPRVAETLRKHYNT; encoded by the coding sequence ATGAAAATCGCGGTCTATCCCGGCACCTTCGACCCCATCACCCACGGCCACTTCGACCTCATCGAACGCGCCTCCTTGCTGTTCGACAAGGTAGTGGTGGCGATCTCGGCCAGTCCCGGCAAGAACCCGGCGCTGGATCTCGATACCCGCATCGCCCTGGCCCGCGAGGTGTCGGCGCAGCTCGACAACGTCGAGGTGGTCGGCTTTTCGGGCCTGCTCACCGACCTCATGGCCGACCAGGGCGCCCGCATCATCCTGCGCGGCCTGCGTGCGGTGTCCGACTTCGAGTACGAGCTGCAGCTCGCCAACATGTACCGCGCCCAGGCGCCGGAGCTCGAGAGTGTTTTCCTCACCCCGGCGGTGGAGAACTCCTACATCTCCTCCACTATCGTGCGCGAGATCGCCAAGCTCGGGGGCGATGTATCGCGCCTGGTGCATCCCAGGGTCGCCGAAACGCTGCGCAAGCATTACAATACCTGA
- a CDS encoding YfhL family 4Fe-4S dicluster ferredoxin — MALMITDECINCDVCEPECPNDAISAGEEIYVIDPSCCTECVGHYDEPQCQQVCPVDCIPLDPERRETQDELMAKYRLITAA, encoded by the coding sequence ATGGCCCTGATGATCACCGACGAGTGCATCAACTGCGACGTCTGCGAGCCCGAATGTCCCAACGACGCCATCTCGGCGGGCGAGGAGATCTACGTCATCGACCCCAGCTGCTGCACCGAGTGCGTCGGTCACTACGACGAACCGCAGTGCCAGCAGGTGTGCCCGGTCGACTGCATCCCCCTCGACCCCGAACGCCGCGAGACCCAGGACGAACTGATGGCCAAGTACCGGCTGATCACCGCCGCCTGA
- a CDS encoding beta-ketoacyl synthase, producing MGGVNAAGRTSGHQAFRRTVIDALPEAEQQALLLGLAALMGLGSCREGAWYDAAGDTIDADRLAENCRAQVLDHTLIRRIEDPRFNDDGLPANRRAGLGLGAELTFSIRRRQLPERLPPTWQVRELDRHTLEVTVPPGELDVLLPETRPAQVRAAGQLPSGFDPSRYYRSVHHPRGLSMSIFAASDCLASSGLDWEVLRDRLDPDEIAVYAGNSIGQLDDEGWGGLLKSFVSGNRATSKQMPLGYGQMPADFLNAYVLGSVGGTGAVLGACASFLYNLRLGVEDIRSGQRRAVMVGTSDAPVTPEIIEGFRAMGALADDESLKALDALELLTDADYQRACRPFARNCGFTIAEASQFVLLLDDALALEIGAEILGSVPGVFVNADGWKRSISAPGIGNYITLGKAAALVRAMLGDEALRERTFVHAHGTSTPKNRVTESHVFDLVARANGIDHWPVVAVKAFVGHSQGSAAGDQLTSALGSFAHGLLPGIPTLDAVADDVHAERLRFSREPVPFAADAAFINAKGFGGNNATGVVLSPAVTERLLLKRHGEAAVAAWRERRDATRQASQAYLAQADGGHYQARYRFGEGVLEGPELEVSATDITIPGYTRPVSLAVDNPFGTLDD from the coding sequence ATGGGCGGCGTCAACGCCGCCGGTCGTACCTCAGGCCATCAAGCATTTCGTCGCACCGTGATCGACGCCCTTCCCGAAGCCGAACAGCAGGCGCTGCTGCTCGGCCTGGCCGCCCTGATGGGCCTGGGCAGCTGTCGGGAAGGCGCCTGGTACGACGCCGCCGGAGATACCATCGACGCCGACCGGCTGGCCGAGAACTGCCGCGCCCAGGTGCTCGACCACACCTTGATCCGGCGCATCGAAGACCCCCGCTTCAATGACGATGGCCTGCCGGCCAATCGCCGCGCCGGCCTGGGCCTGGGCGCCGAGCTGACCTTCAGCATTCGCCGCCGCCAGCTGCCCGAGCGGCTGCCCCCCACCTGGCAGGTGCGCGAGCTGGATCGCCACACCCTGGAGGTCACGGTCCCCCCCGGCGAACTCGACGTGCTGCTGCCGGAGACCCGGCCGGCCCAGGTGCGGGCCGCCGGCCAGCTGCCCAGCGGCTTCGACCCCAGCCGCTACTACCGCAGCGTGCACCATCCCCGCGGCCTGTCGATGTCGATCTTCGCCGCCAGCGACTGCCTGGCCAGCAGCGGCCTCGATTGGGAAGTCCTGCGCGACCGCCTCGACCCCGACGAGATCGCCGTCTATGCCGGCAACTCCATCGGCCAGCTCGACGACGAGGGCTGGGGCGGGCTGCTCAAGAGCTTCGTCTCGGGCAACCGTGCCACCTCCAAGCAGATGCCGCTGGGCTACGGGCAGATGCCGGCCGACTTCCTCAACGCCTATGTGCTGGGCAGCGTCGGCGGTACCGGCGCCGTGCTCGGCGCCTGCGCCAGCTTCCTCTACAACCTGCGCCTGGGGGTCGAGGACATCCGCAGCGGCCAGCGCCGCGCGGTGATGGTGGGCACCTCCGACGCGCCGGTGACCCCCGAGATCATCGAGGGCTTCCGCGCCATGGGCGCGCTGGCCGACGACGAGAGCCTCAAGGCGCTGGACGCCCTGGAGCTGCTCACCGACGCCGACTACCAGCGCGCCTGCCGCCCCTTCGCGCGCAACTGCGGCTTCACCATCGCCGAGGCCAGCCAGTTCGTGCTGCTCCTCGACGACGCGCTGGCGCTGGAAATCGGCGCCGAGATACTGGGCAGCGTGCCGGGTGTATTCGTCAACGCCGACGGCTGGAAGCGCTCCATCTCCGCGCCCGGCATCGGCAACTACATCACCCTGGGCAAGGCGGCCGCGCTGGTACGCGCCATGCTGGGCGACGAGGCACTGCGGGAGCGCACCTTCGTGCATGCCCACGGCACCAGCACGCCGAAGAACCGCGTGACCGAATCCCACGTCTTCGACCTGGTCGCCCGGGCCAACGGCATCGATCACTGGCCCGTGGTGGCGGTGAAGGCCTTCGTCGGCCACTCCCAGGGCAGCGCCGCCGGCGACCAGTTGACCAGCGCCCTGGGCAGCTTCGCCCACGGCCTGCTGCCGGGCATCCCTACTCTCGACGCGGTCGCCGACGATGTCCATGCCGAGCGGCTGCGCTTCTCGCGAGAACCGGTGCCCTTCGCGGCCGATGCCGCCTTCATCAACGCCAAGGGCTTCGGCGGCAACAACGCCACCGGGGTGGTGCTGTCGCCCGCCGTGACCGAGCGCCTGCTGCTGAAACGCCATGGCGAAGCCGCCGTCGCGGCCTGGCGCGAACGACGCGACGCCACCCGCCAGGCCAGCCAGGCCTATCTAGCCCAGGCCGATGGCGGTCACTACCAGGCGCGCTATCGCTTCGGCGAGGGCGTGCTGGAAGGACCGGAGCTCGAAGTCAGTGCCACCGACATCACCATCCCCGGCTACACGCGCCCGGTGTCGCTCGCGGTGGACAACCCCTTCGGCACGCTGGACGACTGA